The Aethina tumida isolate Nest 87 chromosome 5, icAetTumi1.1, whole genome shotgun sequence genomic sequence TTTCActtttccaaataatttaaatatgtttacttAACAGAGCAGGGAACATCTAGAATTTGCAGTACCGAAGATTTTCCTACcatctttaacttttaatgatTGAGAAGTTCAATATTATACAGAAAACATATGAATTATTGAGTTGAAAATAGGGATTTGAATGATCCAACATTGGCACCATGATAATTTGATGTACACACTCGGTTGTTGAACATTAATAGTGGATCACGGCTGGAAAGATCCTTTCATTTAATGCAACCACATTCGCGGGCTCAGACCGCAACAAAGCCAATAATAACACATTTCGGTATTTTTCGAAAATCACCTAAAATCAGCCATAACTTAATCTGACCACAATGGTTCCGAGAAAATTACTAGCACACCACAATAGATAAGCTCATTACACATAAAAGCCCTtgaatataatacaatttctgGCACAAATGGATCGGGATGGACGTTACGAAAGTTAAATAAGACACGTGTGGTGTATGAGAGCTACACCAATTAGTAGGTACGGATTTTATGTACGGGGGAGATACACATGAGAACTGAGGGGCATGATCTGTTTTATTAGTGTCGAGGCAACAGCTAAGTAAGACCTTTGTTGCTAAATTCCCTCTTTCATTCGACCATTTCAACCGTCCTTGACGTTGTAATGAGCTAACAACACTAACGTGGACTCCCCATGAGAACATATCTTAGTCAGATGAATAATCGTCGGTTGACTGACATACCAGGTACCATTAGACACATTTCTGAATGAAAAAGAGAAAGTTGGAAGTGTTAAAGACATATTCGAACTGGCCTGCAAGCAAATAAAACAGTCTGCAGTGGTTCCACTATACatagttgtttatttaatgattaatgtaGTAAACATCACGTGTCGTAAATTATATCTACTGGCAATTCAAATGTGAATTTAACCTTGTTTATCAGTTGTGAACCTAGTTCGGAGCGTGGAATGGATTTTTACatgtgtatattaaaatgttttaataaaacatgcaAATAGTTGTTGAATATGTGGATATTCCAAACTTTTTTTGATTGTCtgattttgtacaaaaaatatgtttttgtgaACTGAGCAAGTGTACCAATTGAACAAGGTCAGTGAGGTTAAGATTGTTTCACTTGTCAAACCGATTGCTTAAGATAATTCCTGCtacaccaaaatattttacatgtagGTAGAGAGAAATTGTGGCaaattaatgttgttaatTTAGTGACGAAATATTGGTTATCAAAGTATTTGACAATCCATTGTTTGGctgcaaaatataatttgaagttcAAATAGTcggaaaatgaatttatttcaacgATTACATTCGTAATTACCAATGTTTAACAtatataatgattaataattactaatagtTATGAAACAAcgtattattaacaaaacattattaaaatgagcTTCGGAAGTTACTGTAAATATACGTGGTTTTTACAGATTTGGAGGTATCTCTCTCTCAGATATGGACCCCAAGTCAAAAGTATTAGAAGAAGTCctagcaaatattttaaagccaGACGTTAAAGTCACCAGGGAAGAACTCTCCAGCTtcatagaaaaaattgaacaatctGGTAAGTAgtaagaaatattcaaaatcaaatttaagagAACAACTCTTTTAGAAACCAACCAATTGACCCCGTACACAAAAATCTACACGAAATGGATCCAAACGGCCCTATCGGAATGGACCTACGACCAACCAATAGAAGTAGCGGAGTTCATCGTAAAACTGTGCGGCGTTCTGTGCAAGAACGACATCAAGTTTTTGCACCTGTTGAAAACAAAAGCGTTGGACTCCTTGATAAGTGTTTTGCATTTAAACAACACGAATCTGGAGACATCATTGAAACTACCGTTCATGCAACTCCTTCGAGTGTGTCTCAAGTACAAGTTCGGTGTAGATTGGGTGATAACTACCCATCATCATTGGAAGCACGTGTACGAACATGTTTACAAAGGACCAGACAATTACGCGTGTGTAAAAGAACAGCTACCGTATTTTATGATCGACCTCTTTTATCACGTTGTAGAAGTGAACAGgttgtttttagtaaatatagtACAAGTGAATGTAGAAAATCTAGTAAAAATGAGCGACCAATTAGTGAGCAAAAGTCTAACAGAGGAGGAAGAGAAACAATGGTTGCCTAAACTTAAACCTGTGCTAGACAATTTTGAAGACATGaccacatattttattgaaaaaactacTGATAAAGCCATGTACAAACTAATAGTTAAATACGATAGAGTTTTCAATTGTCAAGAACGGTTGATCACCATACTGAAGGCTGTGAAATGCAaagaattaacatttttagccAGTCGAGGTCTTTTGTGTAcctattattttgatatatgtaTTTCGGCTGATTCCAACCTAAATATTGGGGTGGAGCCGTTTAATgagttgataaaaaaaattttattcgtaCAGCAAGTCAATGTGGATCGAGGCTTTTTGGACAACGTATTAGACTTGTCGTATTGTGAGTGTGCTTATAGGAAGAACAAATTCTTGCCAGTAACTATAAAAGACAGTAACAGTGACAGTGAAGCAATGCAGTTTGAGATGCAATTTATCGTTTTCCCTTTGGCTCCCATTATATTTTGGGACGAATTACTTTGTAAGAGAGAGTTTCTGAAACTAATCAATGATGATGAGCACAGAGACGACTTCTTCTACGACTTTTTTAAAGGAATGTTTCCAGAAATCCTGCGGTTTGGTTATTACTGTAGAGACGTCGTATTAAAACAGGGAAATTTGGCTGAGCACTCCATATACTGTTTGGAGTTGTTGCAAAAGAACCTGCACGAATTCCCCAGGAAGATGGCAATCATGATGTTTCGAACTTTAGTGTACGTAGCGTCTGATTTCATTCAACACGCTGTTAGTGGAGATGTCATAAACCAAAAGAACGTCTACAAATGCACCAAGTTGGGTCTGGACTGTCTGGTGAAGTTTATCAAGCATCTCAACATCACCTGGAGGGACTCAATTGAATCTATAGAAATAATGAACATTTGTTCCAAGGTTTTCAATCTGCCTAACGTTCCAACAGAGgtataacatttttgtttgtatattaagaggtttaataaagtttaagaCTTTCAGGCGGTTGCTGCGTCTTTGAGGCTGTTGGCGCTGTCCATTTCTAAATACATGTCGCCCAATCTTGCCCTTTTGGTCGAAACTAATGATTCCACCATGCACTACATTGGTACGTTGCTCTATTCAAAATTGAGAGACTCCGATTATGAAGTGAGAAGGGCTGCACACGACGTGCTGCTGTCAATTTCCGAAAATGCCGAAACAAGTGAGGACGA encodes the following:
- the LOC109596176 gene encoding uncharacterized protein LOC109596176, with product MDPKSKVLEEVLANILKPDVKVTREELSSFIEKIEQSETNQLTPYTKIYTKWIQTALSEWTYDQPIEVAEFIVKLCGVLCKNDIKFLHLLKTKALDSLISVLHLNNTNLETSLKLPFMQLLRVCLKYKFGVDWVITTHHHWKHVYEHVYKGPDNYACVKEQLPYFMIDLFYHVVEVNRLFLVNIVQVNVENLVKMSDQLVSKSLTEEEEKQWLPKLKPVLDNFEDMTTYFIEKTTDKAMYKLIVKYDRVFNCQERLITILKAVKCKELTFLASRGLLCTYYFDICISADSNLNIGVEPFNELIKKILFVQQVNVDRGFLDNVLDLSYCECAYRKNKFLPVTIKDSNSDSEAMQFEMQFIVFPLAPIIFWDELLCKREFLKLINDDEHRDDFFYDFFKGMFPEILRFGYYCRDVVLKQGNLAEHSIYCLELLQKNLHEFPRKMAIMMFRTLVYVASDFIQHAVSGDVINQKNVYKCTKLGLDCLVKFIKHLNITWRDSIESIEIMNICSKVFNLPNVPTEAVAASLRLLALSISKYMSPNLALLVETNDSTMHYIGTLLYSKLRDSDYEVRRAAHDVLLSISENAETKFPYFRKILMESHLPGLALNSYLLINEDCSIRKIAVNCLKHLVAIPEISEEAIDLNKLSISLLGILCNPEQKIIYGETLSLIKIILELDFWTERQIEPLYEILFTFITSDIDDDIKLEALHLTSGVIFWHLKQEGYIDNEFPETIFVNKKIKILNRGEIKKRLIRVMHKFGDIGCLNILLYCKRSEQKSNLYQKGTEIINHILKLLSRYQINSETIQHSSLTNLDKIINECLEVMKMDHLGSFTEAENVRRMAVNPIDFLQEIIKLERRKIEKPDSFLLYLNEFSNHLCNKA